A single window of Intrasporangium calvum DSM 43043 DNA harbors:
- a CDS encoding transposase, with the protein MHSRGPTLGILPSTNTLAAFAPTRYSPRAGDTPNEARSPLVAEIGDVTRFKSAAHLTSWAGLTPKHHESDTHVRRGRITKQGSRLVWWAAIESVKRLGPLTGAGPLRERVAAKRGKNIGTVAAARRQLEHVYHALRDGHVRVLTHRGAA; encoded by the coding sequence GTGCACAGTAGAGGTCCTACGCTAGGGATCTTGCCCTCAACCAATACATTGGCCGCATTCGCACCAACTCGATATTCGCCTCGCGCAGGCGACACGCCGAACGAGGCCCGCTCTCCGCTGGTCGCCGAGATCGGCGACGTGACCCGCTTCAAGAGTGCCGCGCATCTGACGTCGTGGGCCGGGCTGACCCCCAAGCACCACGAGTCGGACACCCACGTCCGGCGGGGGCGGATCACCAAGCAAGGCTCGAGGCTGGTGTGGTGGGCCGCGATCGAGTCGGTCAAACGGCTCGGCCCCCTGACCGGCGCCGGGCCACTCCGCGAACGGGTCGCCGCCAAGCGGGGCAAGAACATCGGCACGGTCGCTGCCGCCCGCCGTCAGCTCGAGCACGTCTACCACGCGTTACGCGACGGGCACGTCCGCGTCCTGACCCACCGGGGCGCGGCATGA
- a CDS encoding ATP-binding protein, translated as MSTITKPAPSPHPSPHPSTGPIDPVGTDLSSILRALKLSGLKDTLPERLALARQQKLGHAAFLQLLLSDEVARRESRSAMLRAAKAGLDPSMRIQTWDEHPDLNYDRTLWSDLTSLRFTEAGTGVLILGPVGAGKTHLATALGHAAIRRRMSVVFARADKLFTRLRAARLDHTLEAEVRRLAAVDLLIVDDFALRALDATQTNDFYELVVERHRKKSTIWVSNREPSEWLAMTTDALLAQSAIDRLTSGAHHLIIEGPSHRQRQRVILDETSEAQHAH; from the coding sequence ATGAGCACCATCACCAAGCCCGCCCCGAGCCCCCACCCGAGCCCCCACCCGAGCACCGGGCCCATCGACCCGGTCGGGACCGACCTGAGCAGCATCCTGCGCGCCCTGAAACTGTCCGGCCTCAAGGACACCCTGCCCGAACGGCTCGCGCTGGCCCGCCAACAGAAGCTGGGCCACGCCGCGTTCCTGCAGCTGCTGCTGTCTGATGAGGTCGCCCGCCGCGAGTCCCGCTCCGCGATGCTGCGCGCCGCCAAGGCCGGCCTCGACCCGAGCATGCGGATCCAGACCTGGGACGAACACCCCGACCTCAACTACGACCGCACCCTCTGGTCGGACCTGACCTCGCTGCGGTTCACCGAGGCCGGCACCGGCGTCCTGATCCTCGGGCCCGTCGGCGCCGGCAAGACACACCTGGCGACCGCGCTCGGACACGCCGCGATCCGGCGCCGGATGAGCGTGGTGTTCGCCCGCGCCGACAAACTCTTCACCCGGCTACGCGCCGCACGCCTGGACCACACCCTCGAAGCCGAGGTCCGCCGCCTCGCGGCCGTGGACCTGCTCATCGTCGATGACTTCGCACTCCGCGCCCTGGACGCGACCCAGACCAACGACTTCTACGAGCTCGTCGTCGAGCGCCACCGCAAGAAGTCCACCATCTGGGTGTCCAACAGGGAGCCGTCCGAATGGCTCGCCATGACCACCGACGCCCTGCTCGCCCAGTCGGCCATCGACCGGCTCACCTCCGGCGCGCACCACCTGATCATCGAGGGCCCCTCACACCGGCAACGACAGCGCGTCATCCTTGACGAAACAAGCGAGGCCCAGCATGCTCACTGA